The genomic region TTTTTGCGCCCCAGTTTGGAATTCTAAAGCTGAAACTTGATAACTTGAACTACTCTGGTTGAGTATTTCGTAATTTGCACCCAGCGCTACCATTACCGGGGCAAAATTACTGATAGGTAAAGCCAGACAAATATTGCCTCCGACAGTAGCTATGTTGGTTACTTTAAAGGATGCTAGATGATGAACTGCGCTTTGAAGTGCTTTTACCGACGTCCAACTTTCGGGGTAAGAAAAGGTTAATAATTTCTCCATTTTGCACGTGGCACCAATTGCCAATCCCTCTGGCGTAACTTCAATTTCTGACCAATCCAATTTCTCTAAGTCTACTAACACTTTAAGATGGGGTTGGGGTTCAGAAAAAAGCCATGTGCCGCCAGCCAGCCAAGCCCATCCCGGTGACCAGGTTTCGATCGCTTGTAAATTTGTTGGACGTAAGTAGGTTTCGATATTAGGCAAATCCATTAATTTACCCAGTTTTAGTTAATTTTAATTTACCCGACAAGTTAAGTAAGTTAAACAGGATACATTTTGTCTAACTGTAACAAAGTTTGTAGCAAGACATTAGCTCCTTGGCTGCATTGTTCTGGTGAAGTATATTCTAATTCGGAGTGACTGATTCCCGCAACACTTGGCACGAAAATCATGCCCATGTCAGTGAAGCGACCAATTTCTTGTGCATCGTGACCAGCCCGACTGGGCAGATGGTAATAACTTAATTGTAACTGCTGACAAGCACTGGCGATCGCATCTTTTATCTGCGGCTTTGCCAAAGTTGGTTCTACGCGCAAAGTCC from Argonema galeatum A003/A1 harbors:
- a CDS encoding FAD binding domain-containing protein, encoding MDLPNIETYLRPTNLQAIETWSPGWAWLAGGTWLFSEPQPHLKVLVDLEKLDWSEIEVTPEGLAIGATCKMEKLLTFSYPESWTSVKALQSAVHHLASFKVTNIATVGGNICLALPISNFAPVMVALGANYEILNQSSSSYQVSALEFQTGAQKTILQPGEVLRKISIPLPNLEWVVNFKRIAITTSGYAASIVVTAYHPQSSQVRFGLGACFPAPRLIEFSNIPTSAELSEALLSQIPISEFIGDDKASAVYRRQVTQILMQRSLEEILCQNP